The nucleotide window TCTTCtcaaaaatataggaaacgaaAATATAGAGACAagtgtatttattaaaaatatacggtttttttaatattacacaTGACAGTTACTAAGTAAACTCTATTCAATATCTCAATTTAATTGATAACAGTATACAAAACTGAGGCatgacataataaaatataaataaataaacataaatgtaCAGTGTTGACAGACAGTTAGGAAAGAAATttattgaacaaataaaatttattgatttcgATTTTTTACCAAAGAATTgcatttcaattttcttattttaaatttctgaaAATCCTCAAAACGTTTCATACcaatttttagaaatttcattttttgaaaccTTACGCAAACATAGAAACTCAGTCCATGCAGCCCTTTTGTGCTTCCTAGTTGATCACTAGCAAGTACAAAGTGGCCCAAACATATACAACCAAATAAAAGTTATGAATGGTTCACAAAATCCAACAGTGCAGCCAAAGAAAGGGCAAACTAATCCCCATGTTAAACAATTATCTATTTGCTAATATTTCCTCTGTACCATCAAATCAATATGAGCAACGGCAACCAACCTTAAACACAGATCAATCCTGACAGTTTTAATACTTGAGCTTAACTCTCAAATTTACAGATATAATTTGATGAATAcaaacttcataaaaaaatgaagcTTCAACCccacaagaaaaatataaaacttaaaccCTAAAAGCTACAATCAGAAAATAAATACGTCAGACCAAGCCCtcaaaactaaaaacttatatGCAAGCAAATCCTTCAATTTGTAATGTAATGCAGtgggataaaaataattacctCCTAGAATTGTCACTTAAATTCCTGCAAAAGACCCTCCCATCCGTCAAATTCAACCCGCCAATAAACTGTCTCAACCCAGAATTATCCTCttcatctttctcttcttcactGTCTTCATAAAGTACCTTCTTCATCATCCTCTCATAGTAACTCCCGTACACATACTCTTGCGTGTACCCACGCTCTGCACTATACGACACCACGTGTCCATGCCACTCCCACACTCTACAATCCGACTCTAGTTCATCGTGAAACGACACGCACACGTAGTGCTCTCCAATGGATATCGATTGACCCGAATTCGGTTGCAACGATTCGATTTTACCGCTGGAAATTGCCTTGATAATTTCTCTCTCGATATGGGCCTCTTCCTTGAGTATTTGCGTTCGTTGAGCGTTGTTGTTGGTAATATTTGCGACTTGCTCTTGGGGTGGCGGTTGTTGTTGAGAAGTGAAGAGGGCCCTGTTGGGGTTCAAGGATAACAGTGATGGACTCAAAATCGAATCCAAATTGTTGTAATTATATGAAGCCATTGTCGCTGTTTAATTGTTGGTTTTGAGATCCTTGCTTGGCGGGTACGCTGGTAACCAAGAGGAGTCAAGAACATTAAGAAATCCAAGACAACTTAATATAGTGAATCATCTTTCAATACACGTGTATAACATATGCGAAACAAGGTGCCTTTGATATCATCTtattatttacccaaaaaaaaaaaaataccatctCTTATTTATTAAGCAAAgtattgttattatatgatgCAAGTAAAAGGATATGGATTATcgtatttataatttcttttattaaatttgaaaatgttaatattttacaatccgataaatttataaataatttttttgtttgtcactTTAGCAATTTATATGCTATTAAATTGTACTGTTGTCCATCACGAcgtaaaattttatgtatttgtttaaaattatatataacaaaattagcatataaatttaaataaatataataatatttaaatgattttaaataaaaaataaaataacacctaatcatataatttgtattcaaatttgtgatactatccaattatataagtttattatcaaaaacaaaaataaaaataaaaaattaaattacaatatatCCGTAAATAAAGCAATTAGTTATATATTTCTAGTTAAAGTTTAGTCTATTTCCAAATTTTCAtctgttatattttaaaacaccAAACTTtcggtggaaataagtctttttggGCAAAAGCAAAGAATTGGATGTCTTTCTCTCACACTAAATTTGATTTCGTAAGCCCAATCTTCTTTCGTAAACTGGCAGAAAACAATATAACAAACAGGAAGGCAAACTTTACCACCATCGCATGCAAACATTTAGAAAACACTTGGTTTATATtaaccttttatttttctagtagtggttgttttattattagtattaatttGTCAGATTTGTCacgtaataaaaaattatcatacaatacatataatatagaaaaaaatatagttaacACTTTCGTGTCAgtattaaagaatttaaattattcttattttattaaaaatttactattatttgttaaattttaaagggCGAAATATCATggtattcaattaaaatatcaacTATACTTAAAAATCTATTATGATTGTTTTatccacacacacacatacacacacacacacacacacacacatatatatatatatatatatatatatatatatatatatatatatgtatatatatatatatatatatatatatataatatatatatatatatgtatatatatatatatatatatatgtatatatatatatatatatatttatatgtatatatatatatgtatttatatgtatatgtatgtatttgacaaaaatattcttgtattcaattaaaattccaAGTCACCCATCCACCATTTAGACCACCACCCCCCATTGCTTGCTAATACCAACGCCACCACATTGCCACCAGCACTTGCCAAAGCCTTGGATTTCAATAGCCAAAACTCTAGATGTCAATGATGTCATCCAATTTGAGGAAGCAGTCGCTTGCAAGCTTGGAAGCAATCACCTTTAAATTGATCAACCCTCCTCATAACATTACTTCAATGATGTCAATTGAGTGTAGGGGTGAGGTACCTAGCCGCCGCCGCACACACCATCAACCACCTAGAACACTAGTAGTTGTAAAACTCTTATTCAAACCCcattttttgatttattattgtttttcctTAATACTTCTCATGCAACCCCACATATTTGATTTATCgtaatttttctctatattcGCATCttcgatttaatttattatatttaagagtatttcaaataaaataacatttcattattattttattattgataataacaataagaGCTGTTTGgttttagttaataaaaattatctttataatctatattttattatttgtattatcttatttgatttatcaataataaattattgtaataatcttcttttatcaataatgatatgataagtaatataagtgataatctgattactatattcactttagatattaaaatattaccaaagtaatattaattttattataattatattttatttattaatttttatgacaaaaataatatcatttttaattaatataaaaaattattttagaataattatatctaaaaatatttaagtaaaataatttattaatattctttaattatctctaactaaatacaatgattatttatacttattcatttttatcaaattttagataatttatctttaaaataatattttaaatttaataataaaatattatcataagtTAAATGCCTCTTAATTATTTACACGTGTTATTGTGCCATTTATTGGGAtggtaaatttaaatatttacctcCACGCCCCTCAAAATACTTTATCTGAACTGGGCCTAATCGCATATTACTGATTCCAGACCCACGAGGAGTAGCCGAAGGGGAAATTTTTGTAAATACCCTCCTGTCTAGAGTCCAAATAAGCCTAATAAAACACTACATTTCAACGCTTGCCATAACAAAACCCTACTTCTTCTATCTTTTTGCGCTTCTACACTATTTTGAATCCTCAGAACGCAGCCGCCGTTTGTGCTATCCGGTAAAACTATTAACAACTTATCGCTACGTTCAACGGATCCGATTTAGTTTTTCATTCTTATTATTTCTCTTGTTTGAGCAATTGTCTTTTTTTATCTGGAAATTATTGCTTGATTGTAAATGTTATAGTGCATCACAATGTTCAATAACATAAACAgtattttgattcattttgcTGTTTTAATGTCGTCTATCTTTTAATATTGGCTGTGATGAAATTCTGCAATTTGGTTGTGATAGTTCAAAGTTATGATGAATGGAATCACTTGTTACTGTATTTGTTAGTTTAAAACATCTTGAATGGAAGAGAATCTTTAGGTGTTGCGAAAATGAGAATGAGTTTCATGTTTCCAAAGACGTTGAAAGAAATTGTTACTGTAAAATTGGACTTTGGCAACcaacaatttaattcaatgcAGTTCCGGAATTTATTTCATAAGTGAAtgttatttttactaatttgcCTCATGGATGCGGCCTAATCAGTTTTTATCTTGAAAGATTTGTTTACTGTTTTTTAGAGTTACTGACTTATCGATAGGTTCTGTAGTTTTGTTCGCAAAAAGTGTTAATTATCTGTGATATTAATGGCAGCTTGCTTTTGTAAGCATGGTGAGAGTTAGTGTCTTGAATGATGCTCTTAAGAGCATGTATAATGCAGAGAAGAGAGGGAAACGACAGGTCATGATCAGACCATCTTCTAAAGTGATTATCAAGTTTCTTTTGGTCATGCAGAAACATGGTTCGCATATTCTTTTGTCATAGGTTTTTCATTTCTATTCTTGTTTTGCTAAAACGATTTTGATAATTGAACATAAGTGTGCTCATTATTCCATGAAAATTGCTTTTATAGGTTACATTGGAGAGTTTGAGTACGTTGATGATCATAGAGCTGGAAAAATTGTGGTGGAACTGAATGGAAGACTGAACAAATGTGGTGTAATCAGTCCTCGGTTTGATGTTGGGGTCAAAGAAATTGAAGGCTGGACTGCAAGGCTGCTTCCTTCAAGACAGGTTAGCCTGGACTCTAAAACCCTAGTTATTATGAAttacatttgtttatataataatgataGCATACAAGATTATTAGGCTTATGAAAATAAATCTGATGTAGAAGCAGCAGTGACAAGTTAGCTTGTATTGTAAAATCACATAGGAAAAACTGATGATTCTCTGTGGATAATATGGGGGATGTTTGCGTGTTAGAAGTTTGATGATATAATTGTATGACTAGACAGGAACCCTCTAATCATGCGCCCTGTACTTGCATAACGAATTACTTATATTGTGTGTGCCTGATGGGTAGTGTGTGGGTGTGTTGTGGTAACAATTTATTGTTTGGAATATTGGCCCTTGCATCTtgtgagattttctattatgggTACAGCCAACTGGTGGCCAATATTAAGGCTACTAAATAAGTTATGTGTCCTGATGAACTCAAAAAAATGGCAGTTTGGATATATTGTGCTGACAACATCTGCTGGCATAATGGATCACGAAGAAGCTAGAAGGAAGAATGTTGGAGGCAAAGTACTTGGTTTCTTTTATTGAAGCAAAGAGTTACGAGGAAACATTTGGAATTTTGCCATACTAAGATGGAAATTATGCCTTTTGTGCTTTGGGATGATTTTATCATATACCTTTATGTTGATTGAGTACTCTACTTAAATGGAAGTTTGCGATGATTTGGTTGCCTAATGTTGGTTTATCGACTTGTGGTTGTGGTTTTGTCCAAATATCAATGACGACTTATCACTCTAATGAATGCCCTGGTAAACCTTAATTAGgttgtctttaatattataatacttaGAACTACACTTTGATGTCATACTTGAAAGAATTATTAGGGGAAATTTTGACATGCCATTGAAGTGAAGATCAAAACCCTGTACAGGCTGTTATATACCAAGACCTGACTTTCTAAACTAACAAACAAATGTTGTTCAGAAGGATAAGTAGCTTAAAAAATGAGTGATACTATAGATACAAACATCTCTTTTTAACTTATCTATATAATCTGTTGGGGTaggatatttttactttttttctcaATGATAGCTAGCTTTCAAAAAAGATGAACCTCTTCTGCAGTTGGTTCATGCCGTGTTTTCTTCATTGATTACTCTGAAAAATATTACGAAATGTTGTATAGTATCTAGGCTAAAATTATAACCACACCATGAGTATATAATGCACATTATAGTTATTAAGGTACTAGCTTTTTGCCAGATCTTAGCTGGTTTCGGTTCGTACTTTTGTCAAAGGACTATCCCTGAGCATGCATTAGCAACTTGAAAGCTTACTAACTAGTTGATCAAGGCATTCGGCAACACATTTCTGGAAGCAAGtagcatataaaaataatagtaaataaCACATTTCTGACTCTGCAAACTGATCACTCTACaagcataaatttattaaacagaATGAAACTTATATAATAGTGACCCTTTAACCTTGTTCTTATCCACACATGAAGGGGAATTTTTCCGGGATTAAATAATAGTAAGactgataatataaaaatagaacacttaactttattattataaatctaAATGTCTACTGTTATCTTCACATCACAtatcaattttctttattgCAGAAGAAGGAAGATAAAACAAGCATTGAAGCTCCTTCTGATGAATCACATTGTTAACATTTTGAtgtaattaaaatcaaacttataGCATATTCCCATAACAGAGAGTAATAAAGATGACATATAGCCAATAAATCCTAGGAAGGAAGGTAACACTAGAACAAGCTcacattattaataaagttGAGCTTCAATAATGCTTCATATCCAATCCCagtatatatattcataaattaaacaaaacaaagcaaacaaAAAACTTCTTGATTTTCTACAGAAGTAGCTTGACTGGTGATTGCAATTTAGCATGCTCCAGCCATATAAGCATATATTTCATCCTGTAGATATACGTACTGCCAAAGGGTAGATAGTTGCCCATCTCAGAAAACACAACTTCAACAGCCAAGATTAATATCCATGTGATGATCATCATCACCAGTCTCCTCATCATCGGTATGAGAAGTGAAGGATGCCATCAGAGACATCGCATGAGATACTTAGGTTTGCAGTTGAAGAGGAAGATGAAGCATGGAGATGATTTGGTTAAAGAGaatgagagaaagagagattacTGAGGTTTAAAGGAAGGGAATTAAGTTTGTGGGAAGGGGATCTTCTAAGCATATGCTTGAAGCATTAAGTCGATGGCCCATTCTTTTCCCATcaacttttgttatttttatgattaaaatggTGAAAGAGTGGGATACATGTAAAGTAGGAAGCCTAACCATCTTGCACTTCTGGCAATTGCTGTCATATTTTGCCATGTCACTGTATTTTGGACTGTAATAGTAAAACCTAAT belongs to Mangifera indica cultivar Alphonso chromosome 2, CATAS_Mindica_2.1, whole genome shotgun sequence and includes:
- the LOC123203793 gene encoding uncharacterized protein LOC123203793, with the translated sequence MASYNYNNLDSILSPSLLSLNPNRALFTSQQQPPPQEQVANITNNNAQRTQILKEEAHIEREIIKAISSGKIESLQPNSGQSISIGEHYVCVSFHDELESDCRVWEWHGHVVSYSAERGYTQEYVYGSYYERMMKKVLYEDSEEEKDEEDNSGLRQFIGGLNLTDGRVFCRNLSDNSRRM
- the LOC123201176 gene encoding 40S ribosomal protein S15a-1-like encodes the protein MVRVSVLNDALKSMYNAEKRGKRQVMIRPSSKVIIKFLLVMQKHGYIGEFEYVDDHRAGKIVVELNGRLNKCGVISPRFDVGVKEIEGWTARLLPSRQFGYIVLTTSAGIMDHEEARRKNVGGKVLGFFY